One Schistocerca nitens isolate TAMUIC-IGC-003100 chromosome 1, iqSchNite1.1, whole genome shotgun sequence DNA segment encodes these proteins:
- the LOC126217966 gene encoding homeobox protein H17-like, which yields MWAIADGTRRNAEDGDQMQRQRRLGRTPRVPFYRWQVTLLEQQYQRHNYLSTTAISELAAMLQLSYNRVKIWFQNRRAKERRKEEIKRIQQEGNDYNRSMSTVHHQPPVTEQCLTDSEYKHIASAV from the exons atgtgggcaattgctgacg GTACGCGGCGGAATGCTGAAGATGGGGATCAAATGCAACGACAGAGGCGACTGGGCCGCACACCAAGAGTGCCATTCTACCGCTGGCAGGTGACGTTACTTGAGCAGCAATATCAACGTCACAATTATCTCAGTACCACAGCAATCTCTGAGCTAGCTGCTATGTTACAGCTATCATACAACAGG GTCAAAATTTGGTTCCAAAATCGGCGGGCGAAAGAGCGACGTAAAGAAGAGATAAAAAGGATACAGCAAGAAGGAAATGATTATAACAGAA GTATGAGCACAGTACACCATCAACCACCGGTGACTGAACAGTGTCTCACAGATTCTGAATATAAGCA